A genomic stretch from Pararhizobium sp. IMCC21322 includes:
- the hisC gene encoding histidinol-phosphate transaminase, which produces MTDTSPKGPVPRASVLKIAPYIPGKSQASGVDPKSGKVFKLSSNENPLGTSPQAIAALQASTHLEDYPDGSSSRLRHAIADAHGLNPDRIVCGSGSDEILSLLSYAYLEDGDEAIYTEHGFLVYKIAILAAGAEPIVVPEHHHTANVDSILAAITERTKMVFLANPNNPTGTYVPFDEVKRLHSGLRPDIILVLDGAYAEYVRRNDYESGIELVANSANVVMTRTFSKIYGLANLRLGWCFGPEGVIDAINRIRGPFNVNGAALAAGEAALADSNHIARSVDHNETWLKQMSDGCQALGLDVTPSVGNFILVHFSSDGDHSAERADAFLQDRGVVVRRVTAYGLPDALRITIGTEEANLAVLAALKAFLGR; this is translated from the coding sequence ATGACCGACACATCCCCCAAAGGCCCGGTTCCGCGCGCCTCGGTGCTGAAGATTGCACCATATATTCCAGGCAAAAGTCAGGCCAGCGGTGTTGATCCGAAAAGCGGAAAAGTTTTCAAACTGTCGTCCAATGAAAATCCGCTTGGCACCAGCCCACAGGCCATTGCGGCCCTTCAGGCATCAACCCATCTGGAAGACTACCCGGATGGCAGCTCGTCGCGCCTGCGCCATGCAATTGCCGATGCCCATGGCCTGAACCCCGACCGAATTGTCTGTGGTTCCGGTTCAGATGAAATTCTGTCGCTGCTATCTTATGCCTATCTGGAAGACGGGGATGAGGCTATTTACACCGAGCATGGCTTCCTGGTTTACAAAATTGCCATTCTGGCTGCTGGCGCAGAGCCGATAGTGGTGCCCGAACATCATCACACAGCGAATGTGGACAGCATTCTGGCAGCCATTACCGAACGCACAAAGATGGTCTTTCTGGCCAACCCCAACAACCCGACGGGAACGTATGTTCCGTTTGATGAGGTAAAGCGACTGCATTCGGGTTTACGGCCCGACATCATTCTGGTTCTGGATGGCGCCTATGCGGAATATGTGCGTCGCAACGACTATGAGTCCGGTATCGAACTCGTGGCCAATTCCGCCAATGTTGTCATGACCCGCACGTTCTCCAAAATTTACGGCCTCGCCAATTTGCGCCTGGGCTGGTGTTTTGGCCCCGAGGGTGTGATTGACGCCATCAACCGCATTCGCGGTCCGTTCAACGTCAATGGCGCAGCTCTGGCAGCTGGCGAAGCCGCTCTTGCAGACAGCAACCACATTGCCCGTTCGGTCGATCACAATGAAACCTGGTTGAAGCAGATGAGCGATGGCTGTCAGGCATTGGGTCTGGATGTAACGCCGAGTGTGGGGAATTTCATATTGGTGCATTTTTCCAGTGATGGCGATCATTCAGCAGAACGGGCGGATGCCTTTTTGCAGGACCGTGGTGTTGTGGTACGGCGGGTTACAGCCTATGGACTGCCGGATGCTTTGCGTATCACCATAGGGACCGAAGAAGCCAATCTTGCGGTTCTTGCCGCATTGAAAGCGTTTTTAGGCAGGTAA
- a CDS encoding prephenate/arogenate dehydrogenase family protein encodes MTQSPTPPALDEPVFGKLTLIGIGLIGSSIARVARARNIAGHIAVSSRRAETLTRAKELQLGNSYTQDAAEAVKDADCVIVCVPVGASEQTAKAIAPHLKPGAIVSDVGSVKRSVIDQMQPHLPSNVHFIPAHPVAGTEKSGPDAGFETLFDNRWCILTPLPDTDQNALDRLNRFWAACGANMEQMDADHHDLVLAITSHLPHLIAYNIVGTANDLETVTESEVMKYSAGGFRDFTRLAASDPTMWRDVCLHNKDALLEMLARFSEDLSALQRAIRWSKGDELFELFTHTRGIRRAIIDAGQEVDLPDFGRQAGLQQSDDDNSSK; translated from the coding sequence ATGACGCAATCCCCCACGCCTCCAGCTTTAGATGAGCCTGTCTTTGGCAAGCTGACCCTGATCGGAATTGGCCTGATCGGATCCTCGATTGCGCGCGTGGCCCGCGCCAGAAACATTGCCGGACATATTGCGGTCTCCTCAAGACGTGCTGAAACACTGACACGGGCCAAAGAACTGCAACTTGGCAACAGCTACACGCAGGACGCAGCAGAGGCGGTCAAGGATGCGGATTGCGTTATTGTGTGTGTGCCCGTGGGCGCAAGCGAGCAAACAGCGAAAGCCATCGCCCCTCACTTGAAGCCCGGTGCAATTGTCTCGGATGTGGGGTCGGTCAAGCGGTCCGTCATTGACCAAATGCAACCGCATCTGCCCTCAAATGTGCATTTTATCCCGGCCCACCCCGTTGCTGGTACGGAAAAGTCCGGCCCTGATGCCGGGTTTGAAACCCTGTTTGACAATCGCTGGTGCATACTGACGCCACTGCCGGACACAGATCAAAACGCGCTTGATCGCCTCAATCGCTTCTGGGCAGCTTGTGGTGCCAATATGGAACAGATGGATGCAGATCACCACGATCTGGTTCTGGCCATTACCAGCCACCTGCCGCATCTGATCGCCTATAATATTGTGGGAACGGCGAATGATCTTGAAACAGTGACTGAGTCGGAAGTCATGAAATACTCCGCTGGTGGTTTCCGTGATTTTACGCGGCTTGCAGCATCTGATCCCACCATGTGGCGCGATGTCTGCCTGCATAACAAGGATGCCCTGCTTGAAATGCTGGCACGGTTTTCAGAGGATTTATCTGCCCTTCAACGCGCTATCCGCTGGAGCAAGGGTGACGAATTGTTTGAGCTGTTCACCCACACGCGCGGCATTCGGCGCGCAATTATTGATGCCGGTCAGGAAGTCGACCTGCCGGATTTCGGGCGTCAGGCAGGCTTGCAGCAAAGCGACGACGACAATTCATCAAAATAG
- a CDS encoding DUF2125 domain-containing protein, producing MARKVKWLMSIIVGLVLLWSVLWYGASVATGKVIDRVEQQSVRMGRDVSCNERTVSGYPFHLEVSCGQAVLDAQDRGIEADIDSVRSVALLYKPGHVIAEADGPLTVKLSPAAGLSGELVGRWKSARSSVSAGLSGLKRASLVAEEIDVIANALSGPANLDGPDGLDGLGSLGGLEQMTVQGAQLHVRPNPDSQTDFDVALTLSDILTTRSGKALPEMDLGLLATAKNVGEALGFDPDLLLANWLNSGGALDLEKLSFNSLGFAANASGPVTISQDGLVSGQVKLEITGMDKLPDLVAAIAPRFRQNAEQIAATFSGLAGNNPDGKVIIALTLRNGIVSAGILPIGRIPNLF from the coding sequence AGTGAAGTGGCTGATGAGTATCATCGTCGGTCTGGTGCTCCTGTGGTCCGTGCTTTGGTATGGCGCAAGCGTGGCAACAGGAAAGGTAATTGACCGGGTCGAGCAGCAAAGCGTTCGAATGGGTCGCGATGTCAGTTGCAATGAGAGAACTGTCTCCGGTTATCCGTTTCATCTTGAAGTTTCCTGTGGGCAAGCAGTGCTGGATGCTCAGGACCGCGGCATAGAAGCCGATATTGATTCCGTGCGCAGCGTTGCGTTGCTCTACAAGCCCGGTCATGTGATTGCCGAGGCAGATGGTCCGCTGACGGTAAAACTGTCGCCGGCTGCCGGATTGAGTGGCGAATTGGTCGGGCGCTGGAAGAGCGCGCGTTCCAGCGTGTCTGCAGGCCTGTCCGGCTTGAAACGGGCATCTCTGGTTGCCGAGGAAATTGACGTCATTGCCAATGCGCTATCCGGCCCTGCCAACCTTGATGGCCCTGATGGACTTGATGGACTTGGTAGCCTTGGCGGCCTTGAGCAGATGACCGTGCAGGGGGCACAATTGCATGTTCGCCCCAACCCCGATTCGCAGACGGACTTTGACGTTGCTCTGACACTGAGTGACATTCTGACCACCCGCTCTGGCAAGGCATTGCCGGAAATGGATTTGGGTCTTCTGGCGACAGCCAAAAATGTAGGAGAAGCCCTGGGATTTGATCCAGACCTTTTGCTTGCCAACTGGCTCAACAGTGGCGGTGCGCTGGATTTGGAAAAGCTGAGTTTCAACAGTTTGGGTTTCGCCGCAAATGCGTCGGGCCCGGTGACCATTTCACAAGATGGGCTGGTATCCGGTCAGGTGAAACTTGAAATCACCGGTATGGACAAGCTTCCGGATCTTGTTGCAGCCATTGCGCCCCGGTTTCGCCAGAACGCGGAACAGATTGCGGCGACCTTTTCCGGCCTCGCCGGAAACAATCCAGATGGAAAGGTCATCATTGCTCTGACATTACGGAACGGGATTGTCAGCGCAGGAATACTGCCAATTGGCCGGATACCAAATCTATTTTGA
- a CDS encoding homoserine O-acetyltransferase — protein sequence MSQSTISNDPLTASLKEARQPSGLVVRFGPDDGLDMAAGARLAPLQIGYQTYGTLNSDKSNAVLVCHALTGDQHVATNNPITGKPGWWESMVGPGKPVDTNRFFVICSNVVGGCMGSSGPANETPDGVPYGLGFPVVTIKDMVNAQAKLVDHLGIDRLFAVIGGSMGGMQVLQWAVSYPERVYAAVPIATAARHTSQNIAFHEVGRQAVMADPDWHGGDYYSFGIRPTKGLAVARMAAHITYLSEGALHRKFGRNLQERDDITFGFEADFQIESYLRHQGMSFVDRFDANSYLYMTRAMDYFDLAREFGGKLAHAFDQTSTRFCCVSFSSDWLFPTSENRAIVHALNAAGANVSFLEVDTDKGHDAFLLEIPELFDTVGGFVRAAADELGLAETV from the coding sequence ATGTCGCAATCTACAATCTCCAACGACCCTTTGACAGCTTCCCTGAAAGAAGCACGTCAACCCAGCGGTCTGGTTGTGCGGTTTGGTCCAGATGATGGGTTGGATATGGCAGCCGGAGCCAGGCTGGCACCTTTGCAGATCGGCTATCAGACCTATGGCACACTGAATTCTGACAAATCCAACGCCGTTCTGGTGTGTCATGCGCTGACAGGCGACCAGCACGTGGCCACGAATAACCCAATAACAGGAAAGCCCGGCTGGTGGGAATCCATGGTGGGGCCGGGCAAGCCTGTCGACACAAACCGATTTTTCGTTATTTGCAGCAATGTTGTTGGCGGATGCATGGGGTCCAGCGGCCCTGCCAATGAAACACCGGATGGGGTTCCATATGGATTGGGATTTCCGGTTGTCACCATCAAGGATATGGTCAATGCGCAGGCCAAACTTGTCGATCATCTTGGCATCGATAGATTGTTCGCCGTCATAGGCGGGTCCATGGGTGGCATGCAGGTTCTGCAATGGGCTGTCAGCTATCCGGAACGGGTTTATGCGGCCGTGCCCATCGCAACAGCCGCGCGCCATACATCACAGAACATCGCCTTTCACGAAGTTGGCCGTCAGGCGGTGATGGCCGATCCTGACTGGCATGGCGGTGATTACTACAGTTTCGGCATACGGCCCACCAAGGGTCTGGCTGTGGCGCGTATGGCTGCACACATCACCTATCTGTCGGAAGGGGCCCTGCACCGGAAATTTGGCCGTAATCTGCAAGAGCGGGATGACATAACATTTGGGTTCGAAGCCGATTTTCAGATCGAATCCTATCTGCGTCATCAGGGTATGAGCTTTGTGGATCGGTTTGACGCAAACAGCTATCTCTACATGACCCGGGCGATGGATTATTTTGATCTGGCACGCGAGTTTGGCGGAAAGCTTGCTCATGCATTTGATCAGACCAGCACCCGTTTCTGCTGCGTCTCATTTTCCAGCGACTGGTTATTTCCGACCTCGGAAAACAGGGCCATTGTTCATGCTTTGAATGCGGCTGGCGCGAATGTGTCGTTTTTGGAAGTGGACACGGATAAGGGCCACGATGCCTTCCTGCTGGAAATTCCTGAGCTTTTCGACACGGTCGGCGGTTTTGTCCGCGCAGCAGCCGATGAGTTGGGTCTGGCGGAGACAGTATGA